In a single window of the Leisingera daeponensis DSM 23529 genome:
- a CDS encoding virulence factor, producing MPDVTIVYWRDIPAQVIVGKGRRGAKRQLEERFEQAIDRAAMKVNAKDADAYLAEWRKAAPFSVEGEAADVAEAEAQRLEAEYDQDRLKALIANDGWA from the coding sequence ATGCCCGACGTTACGATCGTTTACTGGCGCGATATTCCTGCGCAGGTCATCGTTGGCAAAGGCCGCCGCGGCGCCAAGCGCCAGCTCGAAGAACGGTTCGAGCAGGCCATCGACCGCGCGGCCATGAAGGTGAACGCCAAGGACGCGGACGCCTATCTTGCCGAGTGGCGCAAGGCAGCCCCGTTTTCTGTCGAGGGTGAGGCAGCCGATGTTGCCGAAGCCGAGGCCCAACGCCTGGAAGCTGAGTATGATCAGGACCGCCTGAAGGCGCTGATTGCAAATGACGGATGGGCTTGA
- a CDS encoding potassium channel family protein encodes MTLWNQLLWGSIYLSFCLILEILVLVWCASVLNKLSARFSKPYRRWQIGLMLVAAIFIILGGHTAQVWIWSSAFVLVGAIGDWNTSVYFSLATYTTLGYGDVVLGPPLRIFAAFAAVTGLFGFGISTAFLVSAMGRLFSLNGQSYDGKD; translated from the coding sequence ATGACACTGTGGAACCAGTTGCTGTGGGGCTCGATCTATCTGAGCTTTTGCCTGATTTTGGAAATTCTGGTTCTTGTCTGGTGCGCGTCGGTGCTGAACAAGCTTTCGGCCCGGTTTTCCAAACCCTACCGGCGCTGGCAGATCGGCCTGATGCTGGTGGCCGCCATTTTCATCATTCTCGGCGGCCATACCGCGCAGGTCTGGATCTGGTCCTCGGCCTTTGTTCTGGTTGGTGCGATCGGGGACTGGAACACCTCCGTCTACTTCTCGCTCGCGACCTATACCACGCTAGGTTACGGCGATGTGGTGCTGGGGCCGCCGCTGCGGATCTTTGCCGCTTTCGCGGCCGTGACCGGCCTGTTCGGGTTCGGCATCAGCACCGCCTTCCTGGTCAGCGCCATGGGACGCCTGTTTTCCCTGAACGGTCAGTCATATGACGGCAAGGATTAA
- a CDS encoding YihY/virulence factor BrkB family protein, whose product MPILPPLSRWPAALLTAARRFNRKNGWVMSSHIAMSMMLALFPFVLFTVALAGTVASLLSQEVEMDLMTEQVFSVWPDAVARPILTELKSVLQTSNTQLVTLGGLFALYFASNGVDAVRVAMVQAYHDTDTRPFWRARALCIGLVIMGGAGILAVAFFEVFLPLYVRHITKLLPFASVPQGWEQGLSGLLALALPIGAVLAFHILLPGRIHRFRRILPGAVLTLLLWLACASGFAVYVGSFARYSATYAGLAGAMAAMIFLYLNSAILILGAEFNGALSDMADSMGRT is encoded by the coding sequence ATGCCGATCCTGCCCCCTCTGAGCCGCTGGCCCGCAGCGCTTCTGACCGCCGCCCGCCGGTTCAACCGGAAGAACGGCTGGGTCATGAGCAGCCACATCGCGATGTCGATGATGCTGGCGCTGTTCCCGTTTGTTCTGTTCACGGTTGCGCTGGCCGGCACCGTGGCCAGCCTGCTGTCGCAAGAGGTGGAAATGGACCTGATGACCGAGCAGGTGTTCAGCGTCTGGCCCGACGCCGTGGCGCGGCCGATTCTGACTGAGCTGAAGTCGGTGCTGCAGACGTCGAACACCCAGCTCGTGACCCTGGGCGGCCTGTTCGCGCTGTATTTTGCCTCCAACGGGGTCGATGCGGTGCGGGTGGCGATGGTGCAGGCCTACCACGATACCGACACCCGGCCGTTCTGGCGCGCCCGCGCCCTGTGCATCGGGCTGGTCATCATGGGCGGGGCGGGCATTCTGGCTGTCGCCTTTTTCGAGGTGTTTCTGCCGCTTTACGTGCGCCACATCACCAAGCTGCTGCCGTTCGCCAGCGTCCCGCAGGGCTGGGAGCAGGGGCTGAGCGGCCTGCTGGCGCTGGCGCTCCCCATTGGCGCGGTTCTGGCCTTTCACATCCTGCTGCCGGGCCGGATCCACCGGTTCCGGCGGATTTTGCCGGGGGCGGTGCTGACCCTGCTCCTGTGGCTGGCCTGCGCCAGCGGGTTTGCTGTCTACGTCGGCTCATTCGCCCGGTATTCCGCCACATATGCCGGGCTTGCGGGGGCGATGGCGGCGATGATCTTCCTCTATCTGAATTCCGCAATCCTGATCCTTGGCGCGGAATTCAACGGCGCCTTAAGCGACATGGCCGACAGCATGGGCCGGACATGA
- a CDS encoding GNAT family N-acetyltransferase yields the protein MNLDQIVCQQVIETERFILRPVRKSDAGLIEHYVSDERVARMTRSIPHPLPPGAAEAFVARAMSDERDEDVWVIDGTADGDAELKGVIGLKRMDRNQSEVSYWTAPPFWNTGLASAALKALVDANPQNNAAMFACVFQDNPASARVLIHCGFDYLGDAESFSVARDATVPTWTYSRKL from the coding sequence ATGAATCTGGATCAAATCGTGTGCCAGCAGGTCATTGAAACCGAACGCTTCATTCTGCGCCCGGTGCGGAAATCTGATGCCGGGCTGATTGAGCATTACGTCAGCGACGAGCGCGTTGCCCGCATGACCCGGTCGATCCCGCACCCGCTGCCGCCCGGCGCGGCAGAGGCGTTCGTGGCGCGCGCCATGTCGGACGAGCGCGACGAGGATGTCTGGGTGATTGACGGCACCGCCGATGGCGATGCCGAGCTGAAGGGCGTGATCGGCCTGAAACGGATGGACCGCAACCAGTCTGAAGTGTCGTACTGGACCGCACCGCCGTTTTGGAATACCGGGCTGGCCTCTGCGGCGCTCAAGGCGCTGGTGGATGCAAATCCGCAAAACAACGCCGCGATGTTTGCCTGCGTGTTCCAGGACAACCCGGCCTCTGCGCGGGTGCTGATCCATTGCGGTTTTGACTATCTGGGCGACGCCGAAAGCTTCTCGGTCGCGCGTGACGCCACTGTTCCAACCTGGACCTACAGCCGAAAACTGTGA
- a CDS encoding DUF2059 domain-containing protein, which translates to MQMIAPTPAVLVRFLAALCFAIAALPLAARAADRERVEAFLEVTGFDVALDSIALSASSAPEMLGFDTGAFGSQWTELSQDVFDTREMRGLAVEILENTLDDEALDHASAFYASDLGKRLVRAENASHLVEDDEVKQQAGNRIISGLVQEGSERVAMYQRMGSAIDAAGTGVRALQQIQFRFLMAAAAAGVIELELDADGLRALMKEQEGDLRLSLQASSLAASAYTYQEFTDAEVEAYVEALEEAPMQRVYELLNAVQYEITANRFEELAHRMAELTPGQDI; encoded by the coding sequence ATGCAGATGATCGCCCCAACCCCCGCTGTGCTTGTGCGTTTCCTTGCCGCGCTGTGTTTCGCCATCGCCGCCCTGCCGCTTGCGGCCCGGGCCGCCGACCGCGAACGGGTGGAGGCATTTCTGGAAGTGACCGGATTTGATGTGGCGCTCGACAGCATTGCGCTGTCCGCCTCCAGCGCGCCGGAAATGCTGGGCTTCGATACCGGCGCCTTCGGCAGCCAGTGGACAGAGTTGTCGCAGGACGTGTTCGACACCCGCGAAATGCGCGGGCTTGCCGTGGAGATTCTCGAGAACACGCTGGATGACGAGGCGCTGGATCACGCCTCAGCCTTTTATGCCAGCGATCTGGGCAAGCGGCTGGTGCGGGCGGAAAACGCCTCTCACCTGGTGGAAGATGACGAGGTGAAGCAGCAAGCCGGCAACCGGATTATTTCCGGTTTGGTCCAGGAAGGCAGCGAGCGCGTCGCAATGTACCAGCGGATGGGATCGGCCATCGATGCGGCGGGCACCGGCGTGCGGGCGCTGCAGCAGATCCAGTTCCGCTTTCTGATGGCCGCTGCCGCCGCGGGCGTGATTGAGCTGGAGCTGGACGCCGACGGCCTGCGGGCGCTGATGAAGGAGCAGGAAGGCGACCTGCGCCTCAGCCTGCAGGCCTCCAGCCTGGCGGCCTCTGCCTATACCTATCAGGAATTCACCGACGCCGAGGTCGAGGCCTATGTCGAGGCGCTGGAGGAGGCGCCGATGCAGCGGGTTTACGAGCTGTTGAATGCGGTGCAGTATGAAATCACCGCCAACCGCTTTGAGGAGCTGGCGCACCGCATGGCCGAGCTGACACCGGGGCAGGATATCTGA
- a CDS encoding Ppx/GppA phosphatase family protein: MAPRRSKGAGAFPQAVETPAPARPDPDALYAALDLGTNSCRMLIAQPKGSGIHVVDSFSKSVQLGAGLERTGRLSRSSMARTIQALRICQQKLKRNRVRRMRLVATEACRRAKNARDFIRQVKRETGLTLEIIQPEEEARLAVISCAPLVSTKTEQLLVVDIGGGSTELVWIDISSVPRRDRPSAIMRLHNGFQLSESPFPAAKVVDWISVPLGVATLRDQFNDVEDDAARFALMSWFFEENLADFAPYKNEQVREGFQIVGTSGTVTTVAASHLGLKRYDRTKVDGLRMTSDQIDKVIRGYLDLGPQGRRRDPRIGEDRQALIMSGSAILQALLRCWPTDRLSVADRGLREGLLYAQMSADGVLEDGPY, translated from the coding sequence ATGGCGCCCAGGCGCTCGAAAGGTGCGGGCGCGTTTCCCCAAGCGGTTGAAACCCCTGCACCGGCCCGTCCCGATCCAGATGCGCTTTATGCTGCGCTGGATTTGGGTACAAATAGCTGCCGTATGCTGATTGCCCAGCCCAAGGGCAGCGGAATACATGTGGTGGACAGTTTCTCCAAGTCGGTGCAACTGGGCGCCGGGCTGGAGCGGACCGGACGGCTGTCGCGGTCCTCGATGGCGCGCACTATCCAGGCGCTGCGGATCTGTCAGCAAAAGCTCAAGCGCAACAGGGTCCGGCGGATGCGGCTGGTTGCGACCGAGGCCTGCCGCCGGGCCAAGAACGCCCGCGACTTCATCCGCCAGGTCAAGCGCGAGACCGGGCTGACGCTGGAAATCATCCAGCCGGAGGAAGAGGCACGTCTGGCGGTCATCTCCTGCGCACCGCTCGTTTCCACCAAGACCGAACAGCTGCTGGTGGTCGATATCGGCGGCGGCTCGACTGAACTGGTGTGGATCGACATCTCCTCCGTCCCGCGGCGCGACCGGCCGTCGGCGATCATGCGGCTGCACAACGGTTTTCAGCTGAGCGAAAGCCCCTTCCCCGCCGCCAAGGTGGTGGATTGGATTTCCGTCCCGCTGGGCGTCGCCACTTTGCGCGATCAGTTCAACGATGTGGAAGATGACGCAGCCCGCTTTGCACTGATGAGCTGGTTCTTTGAGGAGAACCTGGCAGATTTCGCCCCCTACAAGAATGAGCAGGTGCGCGAGGGGTTTCAGATCGTCGGCACCTCCGGCACCGTGACCACGGTGGCCGCGTCGCACTTGGGGCTTAAGCGCTACGACCGCACCAAGGTGGACGGGCTGCGGATGACCAGCGATCAGATTGACAAGGTGATCCGGGGTTATCTGGACCTTGGGCCCCAGGGCCGCCGCCGCGACCCCCGCATCGGCGAGGACCGGCAGGCGCTGATCATGTCCGGATCCGCAATCCTGCAGGCGCTGCTGCGCTGCTGGCCGACGGACCGGCTGTCGGTTGCGGACCGCGGTCTGCGCGAAGGCCTGCTCTACGCGCAGATGAGCGCGGATGGCGTTCTGGAGGACGGGCCCTACTGA
- the rplU gene encoding 50S ribosomal protein L21, with protein MFAVLKTGGKQYKVQAGDVLRVEKLAADAGDTIQFDEILMLGGDAPVVGAPLVDGAAVKAEVIDQIKGEKLINFVKRRRKHSSKRTKGHRQKLTLVRITEILASGATKSAPKAAAKAAPAADASASDDLTQLTGVGPAAAKKLAEAGFTSFAQIAALSEDDIAGIEAVKVKPEWVEQAKELAKG; from the coding sequence ATGTTTGCGGTCCTCAAGACTGGCGGCAAGCAGTACAAGGTTCAGGCGGGCGACGTGCTCCGTGTTGAAAAGCTTGCTGCAGATGCTGGCGATACCATCCAGTTCGACGAAATTCTGATGCTTGGCGGCGACGCACCCGTTGTGGGCGCTCCGCTGGTGGACGGTGCTGCCGTGAAGGCAGAAGTGATCGACCAGATCAAAGGCGAAAAGCTGATCAACTTTGTGAAGCGCCGCCGGAAGCACTCCTCCAAGCGCACCAAAGGCCACCGTCAGAAACTGACCCTGGTCCGGATCACCGAGATCCTGGCATCGGGTGCAACCAAATCCGCTCCGAAAGCGGCTGCCAAAGCTGCCCCGGCTGCTGACGCTTCTGCCTCGGACGACCTCACCCAGCTGACCGGCGTCGGCCCCGCAGCTGCCAAGAAACTGGCAGAAGCAGGCTTCACCAGCTTTGCCCAGATCGCAGCCTTGTCCGAAGACGACATTGCTGGTATCGAAGCGGTCAAAGTGAAGCCCGAGTGGGTTGAGCAGGCCAAAGAGCTGGCCAAAGGCTAA
- the rpmA gene encoding 50S ribosomal protein L27, with translation MAHKKAGGSSRNGRDSAGRRLGVKLFGGQAAIAGNIIVRQRGTKFWAGEGVGMGKDHTLFATADGAVSFRKGLKGRTFVSVLPVAEAAE, from the coding sequence ATGGCACATAAAAAAGCTGGCGGTTCCTCCCGTAACGGCCGCGACTCTGCTGGTCGCCGCCTTGGCGTGAAACTCTTCGGTGGCCAGGCGGCCATCGCAGGCAACATCATCGTGCGTCAGCGCGGCACCAAATTCTGGGCCGGCGAAGGCGTGGGCATGGGCAAAGACCACACTCTGTTTGCCACTGCTGACGGTGCTGTAAGCTTCCGCAAAGGCCTGAAAGGCCGTACCTTTGTATCGGTTCTCCCAGTGGCGGAGGCCGCTGAGTAA
- a CDS encoding ABC transporter ATP-binding protein produces the protein MVLKVRNVTKAYPGQTAEDAVLRGVSLDLAAGTSLALTGDSGSGKSTLLHLAGALDHFDSGEIEIGTTRLSRLGDGQRAALRRHEVSLVFQQFNLIPSLTVRQNISLHARLGGRWDAVWGQQLADRLGLSGMLERYPEQLSGGQQQRVAIGRALALRPKLLLADEPTGNLDETASAAVMELMLELVRESGAALFLVTHSAAIAQMLDRQLHLKHGKAA, from the coding sequence ATGGTTCTGAAAGTCCGCAACGTGACCAAGGCTTATCCCGGCCAGACCGCGGAAGACGCGGTGCTGCGCGGCGTCTCGCTCGATCTGGCCGCGGGCACCAGCCTGGCGCTGACCGGGGACAGCGGCTCCGGCAAAAGCACCCTTTTGCATCTGGCGGGGGCGCTGGACCATTTCGACAGCGGTGAAATTGAAATCGGAACCACCCGGCTTTCCCGGCTGGGCGACGGCCAGCGCGCGGCGCTGCGCAGGCACGAGGTTTCCCTGGTTTTTCAGCAGTTCAATTTGATTCCTTCCCTGACGGTCCGGCAAAACATCTCGCTGCACGCGCGGCTTGGCGGCCGCTGGGACGCGGTGTGGGGCCAGCAGCTGGCAGACCGGCTTGGGCTGTCCGGGATGCTTGAGCGCTATCCGGAGCAGCTTTCAGGCGGCCAGCAGCAGCGGGTTGCGATCGGGCGCGCCCTTGCGTTGCGTCCAAAGCTGCTGCTGGCCGATGAGCCGACCGGAAATCTGGATGAAACCGCCAGCGCGGCTGTGATGGAACTGATGCTGGAACTGGTGCGGGAAAGCGGTGCTGCGCTGTTTCTGGTGACCCATTCTGCGGCGATTGCGCAGATGCTGGACCGCCAGCTGCACTTGAAGCACGGCAAGGCCGCATGA
- a CDS encoding RlmE family RNA methyltransferase, with protein sequence MAKTPTGKNTSGRGQRDLKVKVKTARGRKLSSTRWLQRQLNDPYVKRAQAEGYRGRAAYKIMELDDKFRFLVNGARVVDLGCAPGGWAQVAVKRINALGEKPGKAVGRIIGVDLQEVEPLAGAEFHQLDFMDEGADDQVKEWLGGKADVVMSDMAAASSGHKQTDHLRIISLCETAAYFAFDVLEEGGTFVAKVLAGGAEGELQKLLKQKFTKVMNMKPPSSRSDSSEKFVVAMGFRG encoded by the coding sequence ATGGCAAAGACCCCCACTGGTAAAAACACATCCGGCCGCGGCCAGCGGGATCTGAAGGTCAAGGTGAAGACCGCCCGCGGCCGCAAGCTCAGCTCGACCCGCTGGCTGCAGCGCCAGTTGAACGATCCCTATGTGAAACGCGCCCAGGCCGAAGGCTACCGCGGCCGCGCAGCCTATAAGATCATGGAGCTGGACGACAAATTCCGGTTCCTGGTAAATGGCGCCCGTGTTGTCGACCTGGGCTGCGCGCCGGGCGGCTGGGCGCAGGTTGCGGTGAAGCGCATCAATGCGCTGGGGGAAAAACCGGGCAAGGCCGTGGGCCGCATCATCGGTGTGGATCTGCAGGAGGTGGAGCCGCTGGCCGGGGCCGAGTTCCATCAGCTTGATTTCATGGATGAGGGCGCCGACGACCAGGTTAAGGAATGGCTGGGCGGCAAGGCGGATGTGGTGATGTCGGACATGGCGGCGGCCAGTTCAGGACACAAGCAGACCGACCATTTGCGGATTATCTCGCTGTGTGAAACGGCGGCCTATTTCGCCTTTGACGTTCTGGAAGAGGGCGGCACCTTTGTGGCCAAGGTTCTGGCAGGCGGCGCCGAGGGAGAGCTTCAGAAGCTGCTGAAGCAGAAGTTCACCAAGGTGATGAACATGAAGCCGCCCTCCTCGCGGTCGGACAGCTCCGAGAAATTCGTTGTCGCCATGGGGTTCCGCGGCTAA
- a CDS encoding methyltetrahydrofolate cobalamin methyltransferase, producing MTRTVVESKTKTAILGFDEPFCVIGERINPTGRKKLAAELEAGDFSTVEKDAVAQVLAGATVLDINAGVVYNSNPNPNETEPPLMKKIIELVQGLVDVPLCIDSSVPGALEAGLEVCEGRPLLNSVTGEEERLEQILPLVKKYNVPVVAISNDDTGISEDPDVRFAVAKKIVQRAADFGIPAHDIVVDPLVMPVGAMATAGLQVFALVRRLREELGVNTTCGASNISFGLPNRHGINNAFLPMAMGAGMTSAIMNPVALPVTQKAIAEKKAMVEAAGIILPEGMDDETFVTMFGLGSTKPRAGKEMEAIRAANFLTNNDPHGGEWIKFNKPPAAEGEEGRGRGGRAGGRRRRA from the coding sequence ATGACCCGTACAGTCGTAGAATCAAAAACCAAAACCGCGATCCTGGGCTTTGATGAGCCGTTCTGCGTGATCGGGGAGCGCATCAACCCGACCGGCCGCAAGAAACTGGCGGCCGAGCTGGAAGCCGGCGATTTCTCCACCGTCGAGAAGGACGCCGTGGCACAGGTTCTGGCCGGCGCAACCGTTCTCGATATCAATGCGGGTGTGGTCTACAACTCCAACCCGAACCCGAACGAGACCGAACCGCCGCTGATGAAGAAAATCATCGAGCTGGTTCAGGGCCTGGTTGATGTGCCGCTTTGCATCGACTCTTCGGTTCCGGGCGCGCTGGAAGCCGGCCTGGAAGTCTGTGAAGGCCGTCCGCTGCTGAACTCCGTCACTGGCGAAGAAGAGCGTCTGGAGCAGATCCTGCCGCTGGTCAAAAAGTACAATGTTCCGGTTGTGGCGATCTCCAACGACGACACCGGCATTTCGGAAGACCCCGATGTGCGCTTTGCCGTCGCCAAGAAGATTGTTCAGCGCGCCGCCGATTTCGGCATCCCGGCGCATGACATCGTGGTGGACCCGCTGGTGATGCCGGTCGGCGCAATGGCGACTGCCGGCCTGCAAGTGTTTGCCTTGGTCCGCCGCCTGCGCGAGGAGCTGGGCGTGAACACCACCTGCGGCGCCTCCAACATCTCCTTTGGCCTGCCGAACCGCCACGGCATCAACAACGCCTTCCTGCCGATGGCAATGGGCGCGGGCATGACCTCCGCAATCATGAACCCGGTGGCGCTGCCGGTGACCCAAAAGGCCATCGCCGAGAAGAAGGCCATGGTCGAAGCCGCCGGCATCATCCTGCCGGAAGGCATGGACGATGAGACCTTTGTCACCATGTTCGGCCTGGGCTCCACCAAGCCGCGCGCCGGTAAGGAAATGGAAGCCATCCGCGCGGCCAACTTCCTGACCAACAACGACCCGCACGGCGGTGAGTGGATCAAGTTCAACAAGCCGCCGGCCGCCGAAGGCGAAGAAGGCCGCGGCCGTGGCGGCCGCGCCGGCGGACGCCGCCGCCGCGCCTGA
- a CDS encoding methylenetetrahydrofolate reductase: MALLNFKKRDTGAAQTVNPQVEAFLQDYSIEVMPRTAEKVENFRDLLPAGTRVYIAHIEGTPIEDMVATAKRLNAEGFPVMPHFPARIIKDEATLADWIARYRGEADVKQALMLAGGVAKPHGDFHSSMQLLETGLFDKAGFTSLHVAGHPEGNKDIDPDGSTKNVFEALQWKQKFSERTDAKMALATQFAFEAKPIIQWANGLKAAGIDLPIHIGIAGPAKLQTLIKFAIACGVGPSLKVLQKRAMDVSKLLLPYEPTDVVAELAAYKAENPDFNITNVHFFPLGGIKTNATWAINNGGASAKPVNS, translated from the coding sequence ATGGCTTTGCTGAACTTTAAGAAACGTGACACTGGCGCCGCCCAGACCGTCAACCCGCAGGTCGAAGCCTTCCTGCAGGACTACTCGATCGAAGTCATGCCGCGCACCGCGGAGAAGGTCGAGAACTTCCGCGACCTGCTGCCGGCCGGCACCCGTGTCTACATCGCGCACATCGAAGGCACCCCGATTGAGGATATGGTCGCCACCGCCAAGCGCCTGAACGCCGAAGGCTTCCCGGTGATGCCGCACTTCCCGGCGCGGATCATCAAGGACGAGGCCACTCTGGCCGACTGGATCGCCCGTTACCGGGGCGAGGCAGACGTCAAGCAGGCGCTGATGCTGGCGGGCGGCGTGGCCAAGCCGCACGGCGACTTCCACAGCTCCATGCAGCTGCTGGAAACCGGCCTGTTCGACAAGGCGGGCTTCACCAGCCTGCACGTTGCCGGCCACCCGGAAGGCAACAAGGACATCGACCCGGATGGCTCGACCAAGAACGTCTTTGAAGCGCTTCAGTGGAAACAGAAATTCTCTGAGCGCACCGACGCCAAGATGGCGCTGGCCACCCAGTTCGCGTTTGAAGCAAAGCCGATCATCCAATGGGCAAACGGCCTCAAGGCTGCGGGCATCGACCTGCCGATCCACATCGGTATCGCCGGCCCGGCCAAGCTGCAGACGCTGATCAAATTCGCCATCGCGTGCGGCGTGGGCCCGTCGCTGAAGGTGCTGCAGAAACGCGCGATGGACGTGTCCAAGCTGCTGCTGCCCTACGAGCCGACCGATGTTGTGGCCGAACTGGCCGCCTACAAGGCCGAGAACCCGGACTTCAACATCACCAACGTCCATTTCTTCCCGCTGGGCGGCATCAAGACCAATGCCACCTGGGCCATCAACAACGGCGGCGCCTCGGCGAAGCCGGTCAACTCCTAA
- the cls gene encoding cardiolipin synthase — protein sequence MFWFIVSTGAIAATWTAAGLAALSAARTARTPQGAIGWVVFLLSAPVIALPAYVIFGHHRFRGYWKARRRAEQAVIATRNYTSAHSEDAQELPVNTSPFEAIAGTNVCRGNGMTLLIDGEETFNAIFEAIENAREYILVQYYILHADDLGLALQKRLIAAAQRGVTIWLMTDSIGSRKLPRAYTSALEDAGVNLIDPAVQRGPWHRLRINFRNHRKTVVVDGRIGFTGGLNVGDEYMGLDPAAGPWRDTHVRLTGPVVQQLQLSFAEDWHWRTQEPVLDLLNWEAEASPQDRPALIAATGPGDTTGNGSMLYFSAISAAQERVWLASPYFVPDQDVFAVLKHAALRGLDVRILLPDYADHVLPWLAAFAYFDELREAGVRILRYQGGFMHQKCFVIDDTISAVGTANLDNRSFRLNFETMALFFDRASAGEIAEMLRQDFQRSTELSLPLDQQKLSIRLLAPVARLLAPVL from the coding sequence ATGTTCTGGTTTATTGTCAGCACGGGCGCGATCGCCGCAACCTGGACGGCGGCCGGACTGGCTGCGCTCAGCGCGGCCCGCACGGCCCGCACGCCCCAGGGGGCAATCGGGTGGGTTGTGTTCCTGCTGTCCGCCCCGGTCATCGCCCTGCCCGCTTACGTGATCTTCGGGCATCACAGGTTCAGAGGCTACTGGAAGGCCCGCCGCCGAGCGGAACAGGCGGTGATTGCCACCCGCAATTATACCAGTGCCCACTCCGAGGACGCGCAGGAACTGCCGGTCAACACCAGCCCGTTTGAAGCGATTGCCGGCACGAACGTGTGCCGCGGCAATGGCATGACGCTGCTGATTGACGGCGAAGAAACCTTCAATGCCATCTTTGAGGCAATTGAAAACGCACGGGAATACATCCTTGTGCAATACTACATCCTGCATGCCGACGATCTGGGCCTGGCGCTGCAAAAGCGTCTGATCGCTGCGGCGCAGCGCGGCGTGACCATCTGGCTGATGACCGACAGCATCGGCAGCCGCAAGCTGCCGCGCGCCTACACCAGCGCGCTGGAGGATGCCGGTGTGAACCTCATCGACCCGGCGGTTCAGCGCGGCCCCTGGCACCGGCTCAGGATCAACTTCCGCAACCACCGGAAAACCGTCGTCGTGGATGGCCGCATCGGGTTTACCGGCGGCCTGAACGTCGGGGATGAGTATATGGGGCTGGACCCCGCCGCCGGCCCGTGGCGCGACACCCATGTGCGGCTGACCGGCCCGGTGGTTCAGCAGCTTCAGCTCTCGTTTGCCGAGGACTGGCACTGGCGCACCCAGGAACCGGTTCTGGACCTGCTGAACTGGGAAGCCGAAGCTTCGCCGCAGGACCGCCCGGCGCTGATTGCCGCCACCGGGCCTGGCGACACCACCGGCAACGGCTCGATGCTGTACTTCTCAGCCATTTCCGCCGCGCAGGAAAGGGTGTGGCTGGCCTCGCCCTATTTTGTGCCGGATCAGGATGTGTTTGCCGTTCTGAAACACGCGGCGCTGCGCGGGCTTGATGTGCGGATCCTGCTGCCGGACTACGCCGACCACGTGCTGCCCTGGCTGGCGGCCTTTGCCTATTTCGATGAGCTGCGGGAGGCTGGCGTCCGCATCCTGCGCTATCAGGGCGGCTTTATGCATCAGAAATGTTTCGTCATTGATGACACGATCTCCGCCGTCGGCACCGCCAACCTCGACAACCGCTCGTTCCGGCTGAACTTTGAGACGATGGCGCTGTTTTTCGACCGCGCCTCTGCCGGGGAAATTGCAGAGATGCTGCGGCAGGATTTTCAGCGTTCGACGGAGCTCAGCCTGCCGCTGGACCAGCAAAAGCTGAGTATCCGGCTGCTGGCCCCGGTGGCCCGGCTGCTGGCGCCGGTGCTTTAA